One window of the Triticum dicoccoides isolate Atlit2015 ecotype Zavitan chromosome 3B, WEW_v2.0, whole genome shotgun sequence genome contains the following:
- the LOC119274983 gene encoding protein BREAST CANCER SUSCEPTIBILITY 2 homolog B-like isoform X5 — protein sequence MADLFVQARNTLLEGDGMSGATVDAGEGQLFCTGSGRSVSVSERAIRRARALVGEGVEKAGNKRKQPFDDVPGAEGESREMDAPFRGGVHNTTVPPVFQTGSGKAVLLGKDSIQKARAILGEQPFDHVPDAEGELSEMDAPFRGGVYNTTMPPVFQTGSGKAVLLGKDSIQKARVLLEGVDGMEQFPLFQTGSGRVVSVSAASVQKAKSVLKDNNTSEENTESFGRPNQPMMFQTGLGRPAMISERSIERSRAVANEGDAEKSGHWDTDCQFPMFQTGLGKPVAVSWSSVQKAKSVLEEEKNKTTGRGESSDCATTLQTETPTSVLMSSSLIMNSRSVTPKEDSAMQVTRTEKNHKDDDHVPLFQTGLGRSIAISKSSLKRASAVLEPRNIAKELEDEAHLDGAHDTPVFRTGLGRSILASENSRKELPILEAEEAVKSVNNYNGETFVEEATFQAGIQKFVPQNRISSHKANMLLEQRNFMEKGYQDSGSQLPMFRTGSGKSVLISESSVQKARAVLEEQGINKDNHKLLNMDKKIPVFASPLKTSCARTVNISSVGVSRAATLLGLEGNTLSTQFFGHVGDKLGTKINFEQENPEQRLGLASYPTENQVHKEPHRPFELSNNTVSDSGEHSIRFSTAGGRSMAISSYALERAKSLLGESDLVVSTNNLVSYPLGSACNDKMQNSTVAPKEGGSDLSKRRRVSGRTELATFSHQAMSDRKDTGSLGNAVSDIHPTSENTNRFHVGSRSTSEIPKIVKPSSRCLSETDNTNDTKDKTRQLHMPAGALVDISNFMGSYSGNIDHVVNEKRRIGGRNSASSFKRPRSSRFITPISTNRQSSAGVPKLPPTQITSCRTKLSAYYPFQHKRKIWKEYFGGPPCFNCLAEHIIDEVKLMDAKGAEKYKFHNMNTGAEEFQKLLIACGASLTYATKEWVNNHYKWIVWKLASLERCYPTKAAGKFLTVANVLDELKYRYDREVNNGHRSAIKKILEGNALPSLMMVLCISAIYSHPDVNKLEAVGTDGNENSIENKSLLAAKRNMPAHIELTDGWYALEASLDVALSEQLQKRKLFIGQKLRIWGASLCGWTGPVSFHEASGTVKLMVHVNGSYRARWDDPLGFCKHVGPPLAFKCIKASGGRVPRTLVGVARIYPVLYKERLPDGSSIVRSERMERKALQLYHQRVSKIAEDIMSEQDENCASTDDSEEGAKICKMLEQAAEPEVMMAGLTSEQMISFSSYQAKQKEARQNEVAKKVESALEVAGLSSRDVTPFLKVRVTSLAHKISATNTIKKEGLITIWNPTEKQKADLVEGQVYIATGLLPSAHCTNILYLHARGSSTMWKPLASAQAADFQPFFTPRKAVELSLIGEVPLASLSCSEFDIAGVVLHVGDVYLCSNQKRQWLFLTDGSKFISASQSTEQDDCLLAVSFSCSSASDDGAFFSYALSGNTVGFSNLVKRQKDQTRRIWVAEATQSSTYTLSHEISKKSHLKEAAACAEKWASSSFDKIQQLKERVLCIIGDSGG from the exons ATGGCCGACCTCTTCGTGCAAG CGCGGAACACGCTGCTCGAAGGTGATGGGATGTCCGGAGCAACTGTCGATGCAGGAGAGGGTCAGCTGTTCTGCACTGGATCGGGGAGGTCAGTGTCTGTCAGCGAGAGGGCTATAAGGAGGGCCAGGGCGTTGGTCGGGGAGGGGGTGGAGAAGGCTGGTAACAAGAGAA AGCAACCTTTTGACGACGTACCTGGTGCAGAGGGCGAATCGAGAGAAATGGACGCCCCATTTAGAG GTGGAGTGCATAACACTACCGTGCCCCCAGTGTTCCAAACTGGATCCGGAAAAGCGGTTTTGCTGGGCAAGGACTCGATCCAGAAGGCAAGAGCTATTTTAGGAG AGCAACCGTTTGACCATGTACCTGATGCAGAGGGCGAATTGAGTGAAATGGACGCCCCATTTAGAG GTGGAGTGTATAACACTACCATGCCCCCAGTGTTCCAAACTGGATCAGGAAAAGCGGTCTTACTGGGCAAGGACTCAATCCAGAAGGCAAGAGTTCTTTTAGAAG GTGTGGACGGCATGGAACAGTTTCCATTGTTCCAAACTGGTTCAGGAAGAGTTGTCTCAGTCAGTGCGGCATCTGTTCAGAAAGCTAAGTCTGTTTTGAAGGATAATAATACAAGCGAGG AAAATACAGAGAGTTTTGGTAGGCCTAACCAGCCTATGATGTTCCAAACTGGTTTAGGAAGACCAGCCATGATCAGCGAAAGATCCATTGAGAGATCTAGAGCTGTGGCGAATGAGGGAGATGCGGAAAAGAGCG GACACTGGGATACTGATTGCCAGTTCCCAATGTTCCAAACAGGATTAGGGAAGCCTGTTGCTGTGAGCTGGAGCTCAGTTCAGAAGGCAAAGTCAGTATTggaggaagaaaaaaataaaacaactG GACGTGGAGAAAGCAGTGATTGTGCCACAACTCTTCAGACTGAAACACCAACGTCTGTTTTGATGAGTAGCAGTTTGATCATGAATAGTAGAAGTGTTACACCGAAGGAAGATAGTGCAATGCAAG TCACTCGAACAGAGAAAAATCACAAGGATGATGACCACGTGCCATTGTTTCAAACTGGACTAGGGAGGTCAATTGCTATAAGTAAGAGCTCACTTAAGAGGGCATCTGCAGTTCTGGAGCCAAGGAATATTGCAAAGGAATTGGAAG ATGAAGCTCATTTAGATGGTGCCCATGACACTCCAGTGTTCAGAACTGGATTAGGAAGGTCTATCTTAGCAAGTGAGAACTCTAGAAAGGAATTGCCTATCTTAGAGGCTGAAGAAGCAGTAAAAAGTG TAAACAATTACAACGGGGAAACCTTTGTTGAAGAGGCAACGTTCCAAGCTGGAATACAAAAGTTTGTACCCCAAAATAGAATTTCAAGCCATAAGGCCAATATGCTTTTGGAGCAACGAAACTTCATGGAGAAAG GATACCAAGACTCTGGAAGTCAACTGCCAATGTTTCGAACCGGATCTGGAAAGTCGGTCTTGATTAGTGAAAGCTCAGTACAGAAAGCAAGGGCTGTTCTGGAGGAACAAGGCATAAACAAAG ATAATCATAAGCTCCTTAACATGGACAAAAAAATTCCTGTGTTTGCGTCACCTCTCAAGACAAGCTGTGCAAGAACAGTAAATATATCTTCAGTTGGCGTGTCTCGAGCTGCTACTTTGTTGGGCTTGGAGGGGAATACCCTATCGACACAATTTTTTGGACATGTGGGGGATAAGCTGGGCACAAAAATAAATTTTGAGCAGGAAAATCCAGAACAGAGGCTTGGTCTTGCATCTTATCCAACAGAAAACCAAGTGCACAAGGAACCACACCGGCCATTTGAGCTTTCTAATAACACAGTTTCTGATTCTGGTGAGCATTCTATCAGATTCAGTACCGCCGGAGGCAGATCAATGGCTATTTCTAGTTATGCACTTGAACGCGCAAAAAGCCTTCTGGGTGAATCAGATCTCGTGGTTTCAACAAATAATTTAGTAAGCTACCCTTTGGGATCTGCTTGTAATGATAAGATGCAAAATTCAACTGTTGCGCCAAAAGAAGGCGGATCTGATTTATCAAAAAGAAGAAGGGTCAGTGGAAGAACCGAACTTGCAACATTTTCCCACCAGGCAATGTCTGATAGGAAGGACACTGGATCCTTGGGAAATGCTGTATCTGATATCCATCCGACTAGTGAAAACACCAATAGGTTTCATGTTGGGAGTCGTTCAACCAGTGAAATTCCAAAGATCGTGAAACCTTCTTCCAGGTGTTTATCTGAAACTGACAACACAAATGACACTAAAGATAAGACCCGACAACTCCATATGCCAGCTGGAGCGTTGGTTGACATCAGTAACTTCATGGGTTCATATTCTGGAAATATTGACCATGTTGTTAATGAGAAGAGAAGAATTGGGGGAAGAAACTCCGCATCTTCCTTTAAACGGCCCCGCTCTTCCAG GTTCATCACGCCTATAAGCACCAACAGACAGTCCTCTGCTG GAGTACCCAAACTACCACCAACTCAGATCACTTCCTGTCGAACAAAGCTGTCTGCATATTATCCTTTTCAACATAAAAGGAAAATTTGGAAAGAGTATTTCGGTGGTCCTCCCTGCTTCAATTGTTTG GCGGAACATATAATAGATGAAGTGAAGCTCATGGATGCAAAAGGAGCTGAGAAGTACAAGTTTCACAATATGAATACTGGTGCTGAAGAATTTCAGAAGTTGCTGATTGCCTGTGGGGCTTCATTGACATATGCAACTAAAGA ATGGGTGAACAATCACTATAAATGGATCGTATGGAAACTTGCTTCACTTGAGAGATGCTATCCAACTAAAGCTGCTGGCAAATTCTTGACAGTTGCTAATGTTTTAGACGAGCTGAAGTACAG GTATGACAGAGAAGTGAACAATGGCCATCGATCAGCCATAAAGAAAATTTTAGAAGGAAATGCTTTGCCATCTTTGATGATGGTGCTGTGCATTTCAGCTATTTATTCCCATCCTGATGTAAATAAGTTAGAGGCTGTCGGGACAGATGGAAATGAAAACAGTATCGAAAATAAAAGTTTGTTAGCTGCTAAAAGAAACATGCCTGCACACATTGAATTAACTGATGGATG GTATGCACTAGAAGCGTCATTAGACGTGGCACTTTCAGAACAACTACAGAAAAGAAAGCTTTTTATAGGACAAAAGCTTCGG ATATGGGGAGCTTCTTTGTGTGGTTGGACTGGGCCTGTGTCATTTCATGAG GCATCTGGCACCGTCAAATTGATGGTCCATGTGAATGGCAGTTATCGTGCAAGATGGGATGATCCTTTGGGATTCT GCAAGCATGTTGGACCCCCACTGGCATTCAAGTGCATAAAAGCTTCTGGTGGCCGAGTCCCTAGGACACTGGTAGGAGTTGCAAGAATATATCCTGTTTTGTACAAGGAGAG GTTGCCTGATGGTAGTTCTATTGTGAGATCTGAAAGGATGGAAAGAAAGGCGCTACAACTGTATCACCAGAG AGTATCTAAGATCGCAGAAGACATTATGTCTGAACAAGATGAAAACTGTGCCAGCACTGATGACAGCGAGGAAGGGGCGAAAATTTGCAAAATGTTAGAGCAGGCGGCTGAGCCTGAAGTTATGATGGCTGGCTTGACCTCAGAGCAGATGATATCTTTCTCATCTTATCAAGCAAAGCAAAAG GAAGCTAGGCAAAACGAAGTAGCTAAGAAGGTGGAAAGTGCTCTGGAAGTTGCTGGCCTTAGTTCAAGAGATGTTACGCCATTTTTGAAAGTGAGGGTGACGAGCCTTGCTCACAAAATCTCTGCTACAAATACCATCAAAAAGGAAGGGCTAATAACAATTTGGAACCCTACTGAGAAGCAG AAAGCTGACCTGGTGGAGGGACAAGTCTACATCGCCACAGGATTGCTGCCTTCTGCCCACTGTACGAATATTCTTTACTTGCATGCTAGAGGATCATCTACAATGTGGAAGCCATTAGCATCGGCACAGGCTGCAGATTTTCA ACCATTTTTTACCCCACGTAAGGCGGTTGAGCTGTCATTGATTGGTGAGGTACCACTTGCAAG TCTTTCTTGCAGTGAATTTGACATTGCAGGTGTTGTTTTGCATGTCGGCGATGTTTACTTATGCAGCAACCAGAAAAGGCAGTGGCTCTTTTTGACAGATGGATCTAAATTTATCTCGGCATCGCAGTCCACAGAGCAAGATGATTGTCTTCTAGCAGTTAGCTTTTCTTGCTCATCTGCCAGCGATGATGGTGCCTTTTTCAGTTATGCCCTTTCTGGAAATACA GTTGGTTTCAGTAACTTGGTCAAGCGACAGAAGGACCAGACAAGGCGCATATGGGTAGCCGAGGCAACACAGAGCTCTACATACACTCTTTCCCATGAGATATCAAAAAAATCGCATCTTAAGGAAGCTGCAGCATGTGCTGAGAAATGGGCTTCAAGTTCTTTTGAT AAAATCCAGCAGCTAAAGGAAAGAGTTTTATGCATAATTGGTGATAGCGGTGGCTGA
- the LOC119274983 gene encoding protein BREAST CANCER SUSCEPTIBILITY 2 homolog B-like isoform X1, protein MADLFVQARNTLLEGDGMSGATVDAGEGQLFCTGSGRSVSVSERAIRRARALVGEGVEKAGNKRKQPFDDVPGAEGESREMDAPFRGGVHNTTVPPVFQTGSGKAVLLGKDSIQKARAILGEQPFDHVPDAEGELSEMDAPFRGGVYNTTMPPVFQTGSGKAVLLGKDSIQKARVLLEDVDSAAGAVQPMFRTGMGRPVPVSRTSIDKARAVLEGQTVAEKGVDGMEQFPLFQTGSGRVVSVSAASVQKAKSVLKDNNTSEENTESFGRPNQPMMFQTGLGRPAMISERSIERSRAVANEGDAEKSGHWDTDCQFPMFQTGLGKPVAVSWSSVQKAKSVLEEEKNKTTGRGESSDCATTLQTETPTSVLMSSSLIMNSRSVTPKEDSAMQVTRTEKNHKDDDHVPLFQTGLGRSIAISKSSLKRASAVLEPRNIAKELEDEAHLDGAHDTPVFRTGLGRSILASENSRKELPILEAEEAVKSVNNYNGETFVEEATFQAGIQKFVPQNRISSHKANMLLEQRNFMEKGYQDSGSQLPMFRTGSGKSVLISESSVQKARAVLEEQGINKDNHKLLNMDKKIPVFASPLKTSCARTVNISSVGVSRAATLLGLEGNTLSTQFFGHVGDKLGTKINFEQENPEQRLGLASYPTENQVHKEPHRPFELSNNTVSDSGEHSIRFSTAGGRSMAISSYALERAKSLLGESDLVVSTNNLVSYPLGSACNDKMQNSTVAPKEGGSDLSKRRRVSGRTELATFSHQAMSDRKDTGSLGNAVSDIHPTSENTNRFHVGSRSTSEIPKIVKPSSRCLSETDNTNDTKDKTRQLHMPAGALVDISNFMGSYSGNIDHVVNEKRRIGGRNSASSFKRPRSSRFITPISTNRQSSAGVPKLPPTQITSCRTKLSAYYPFQHKRKIWKEYFGGPPCFNCLAEHIIDEVKLMDAKGAEKYKFHNMNTGAEEFQKLLIACGASLTYATKEWVNNHYKWIVWKLASLERCYPTKAAGKFLTVANVLDELKYRYDREVNNGHRSAIKKILEGNALPSLMMVLCISAIYSHPDVNKLEAVGTDGNENSIENKSLLAAKRNMPAHIELTDGWYALEASLDVALSEQLQKRKLFIGQKLRIWGASLCGWTGPVSFHEASGTVKLMVHVNGSYRARWDDPLGFCKHVGPPLAFKCIKASGGRVPRTLVGVARIYPVLYKERLPDGSSIVRSERMERKALQLYHQRVSKIAEDIMSEQDENCASTDDSEEGAKICKMLEQAAEPEVMMAGLTSEQMISFSSYQAKQKEARQNEVAKKVESALEVAGLSSRDVTPFLKVRVTSLAHKISATNTIKKEGLITIWNPTEKQKADLVEGQVYIATGLLPSAHCTNILYLHARGSSTMWKPLASAQAADFQPFFTPRKAVELSLIGEVPLASLSCSEFDIAGVVLHVGDVYLCSNQKRQWLFLTDGSKFISASQSTEQDDCLLAVSFSCSSASDDGAFFSYALSGNTVGFSNLVKRQKDQTRRIWVAEATQSSTYTLSHEISKKSHLKEAAACAEKWASSSFDKIQQLKERVLCIIGDSGG, encoded by the exons ATGGCCGACCTCTTCGTGCAAG CGCGGAACACGCTGCTCGAAGGTGATGGGATGTCCGGAGCAACTGTCGATGCAGGAGAGGGTCAGCTGTTCTGCACTGGATCGGGGAGGTCAGTGTCTGTCAGCGAGAGGGCTATAAGGAGGGCCAGGGCGTTGGTCGGGGAGGGGGTGGAGAAGGCTGGTAACAAGAGAA AGCAACCTTTTGACGACGTACCTGGTGCAGAGGGCGAATCGAGAGAAATGGACGCCCCATTTAGAG GTGGAGTGCATAACACTACCGTGCCCCCAGTGTTCCAAACTGGATCCGGAAAAGCGGTTTTGCTGGGCAAGGACTCGATCCAGAAGGCAAGAGCTATTTTAGGAG AGCAACCGTTTGACCATGTACCTGATGCAGAGGGCGAATTGAGTGAAATGGACGCCCCATTTAGAG GTGGAGTGTATAACACTACCATGCCCCCAGTGTTCCAAACTGGATCAGGAAAAGCGGTCTTACTGGGCAAGGACTCAATCCAGAAGGCAAGAGTTCTTTTAGAAG ATGTTGATAGTGCTGCTGGTGCCGTACAACCAATGTTCCGTACTGGAATGGGTAGGCCGGTTCCTGTGAGCCGGACCTCTATTGATAAGGCAAGAGCTGTTTTGGAGGGACAAACAGTTGCAGAAAAAG GTGTGGACGGCATGGAACAGTTTCCATTGTTCCAAACTGGTTCAGGAAGAGTTGTCTCAGTCAGTGCGGCATCTGTTCAGAAAGCTAAGTCTGTTTTGAAGGATAATAATACAAGCGAGG AAAATACAGAGAGTTTTGGTAGGCCTAACCAGCCTATGATGTTCCAAACTGGTTTAGGAAGACCAGCCATGATCAGCGAAAGATCCATTGAGAGATCTAGAGCTGTGGCGAATGAGGGAGATGCGGAAAAGAGCG GACACTGGGATACTGATTGCCAGTTCCCAATGTTCCAAACAGGATTAGGGAAGCCTGTTGCTGTGAGCTGGAGCTCAGTTCAGAAGGCAAAGTCAGTATTggaggaagaaaaaaataaaacaactG GACGTGGAGAAAGCAGTGATTGTGCCACAACTCTTCAGACTGAAACACCAACGTCTGTTTTGATGAGTAGCAGTTTGATCATGAATAGTAGAAGTGTTACACCGAAGGAAGATAGTGCAATGCAAG TCACTCGAACAGAGAAAAATCACAAGGATGATGACCACGTGCCATTGTTTCAAACTGGACTAGGGAGGTCAATTGCTATAAGTAAGAGCTCACTTAAGAGGGCATCTGCAGTTCTGGAGCCAAGGAATATTGCAAAGGAATTGGAAG ATGAAGCTCATTTAGATGGTGCCCATGACACTCCAGTGTTCAGAACTGGATTAGGAAGGTCTATCTTAGCAAGTGAGAACTCTAGAAAGGAATTGCCTATCTTAGAGGCTGAAGAAGCAGTAAAAAGTG TAAACAATTACAACGGGGAAACCTTTGTTGAAGAGGCAACGTTCCAAGCTGGAATACAAAAGTTTGTACCCCAAAATAGAATTTCAAGCCATAAGGCCAATATGCTTTTGGAGCAACGAAACTTCATGGAGAAAG GATACCAAGACTCTGGAAGTCAACTGCCAATGTTTCGAACCGGATCTGGAAAGTCGGTCTTGATTAGTGAAAGCTCAGTACAGAAAGCAAGGGCTGTTCTGGAGGAACAAGGCATAAACAAAG ATAATCATAAGCTCCTTAACATGGACAAAAAAATTCCTGTGTTTGCGTCACCTCTCAAGACAAGCTGTGCAAGAACAGTAAATATATCTTCAGTTGGCGTGTCTCGAGCTGCTACTTTGTTGGGCTTGGAGGGGAATACCCTATCGACACAATTTTTTGGACATGTGGGGGATAAGCTGGGCACAAAAATAAATTTTGAGCAGGAAAATCCAGAACAGAGGCTTGGTCTTGCATCTTATCCAACAGAAAACCAAGTGCACAAGGAACCACACCGGCCATTTGAGCTTTCTAATAACACAGTTTCTGATTCTGGTGAGCATTCTATCAGATTCAGTACCGCCGGAGGCAGATCAATGGCTATTTCTAGTTATGCACTTGAACGCGCAAAAAGCCTTCTGGGTGAATCAGATCTCGTGGTTTCAACAAATAATTTAGTAAGCTACCCTTTGGGATCTGCTTGTAATGATAAGATGCAAAATTCAACTGTTGCGCCAAAAGAAGGCGGATCTGATTTATCAAAAAGAAGAAGGGTCAGTGGAAGAACCGAACTTGCAACATTTTCCCACCAGGCAATGTCTGATAGGAAGGACACTGGATCCTTGGGAAATGCTGTATCTGATATCCATCCGACTAGTGAAAACACCAATAGGTTTCATGTTGGGAGTCGTTCAACCAGTGAAATTCCAAAGATCGTGAAACCTTCTTCCAGGTGTTTATCTGAAACTGACAACACAAATGACACTAAAGATAAGACCCGACAACTCCATATGCCAGCTGGAGCGTTGGTTGACATCAGTAACTTCATGGGTTCATATTCTGGAAATATTGACCATGTTGTTAATGAGAAGAGAAGAATTGGGGGAAGAAACTCCGCATCTTCCTTTAAACGGCCCCGCTCTTCCAG GTTCATCACGCCTATAAGCACCAACAGACAGTCCTCTGCTG GAGTACCCAAACTACCACCAACTCAGATCACTTCCTGTCGAACAAAGCTGTCTGCATATTATCCTTTTCAACATAAAAGGAAAATTTGGAAAGAGTATTTCGGTGGTCCTCCCTGCTTCAATTGTTTG GCGGAACATATAATAGATGAAGTGAAGCTCATGGATGCAAAAGGAGCTGAGAAGTACAAGTTTCACAATATGAATACTGGTGCTGAAGAATTTCAGAAGTTGCTGATTGCCTGTGGGGCTTCATTGACATATGCAACTAAAGA ATGGGTGAACAATCACTATAAATGGATCGTATGGAAACTTGCTTCACTTGAGAGATGCTATCCAACTAAAGCTGCTGGCAAATTCTTGACAGTTGCTAATGTTTTAGACGAGCTGAAGTACAG GTATGACAGAGAAGTGAACAATGGCCATCGATCAGCCATAAAGAAAATTTTAGAAGGAAATGCTTTGCCATCTTTGATGATGGTGCTGTGCATTTCAGCTATTTATTCCCATCCTGATGTAAATAAGTTAGAGGCTGTCGGGACAGATGGAAATGAAAACAGTATCGAAAATAAAAGTTTGTTAGCTGCTAAAAGAAACATGCCTGCACACATTGAATTAACTGATGGATG GTATGCACTAGAAGCGTCATTAGACGTGGCACTTTCAGAACAACTACAGAAAAGAAAGCTTTTTATAGGACAAAAGCTTCGG ATATGGGGAGCTTCTTTGTGTGGTTGGACTGGGCCTGTGTCATTTCATGAG GCATCTGGCACCGTCAAATTGATGGTCCATGTGAATGGCAGTTATCGTGCAAGATGGGATGATCCTTTGGGATTCT GCAAGCATGTTGGACCCCCACTGGCATTCAAGTGCATAAAAGCTTCTGGTGGCCGAGTCCCTAGGACACTGGTAGGAGTTGCAAGAATATATCCTGTTTTGTACAAGGAGAG GTTGCCTGATGGTAGTTCTATTGTGAGATCTGAAAGGATGGAAAGAAAGGCGCTACAACTGTATCACCAGAG AGTATCTAAGATCGCAGAAGACATTATGTCTGAACAAGATGAAAACTGTGCCAGCACTGATGACAGCGAGGAAGGGGCGAAAATTTGCAAAATGTTAGAGCAGGCGGCTGAGCCTGAAGTTATGATGGCTGGCTTGACCTCAGAGCAGATGATATCTTTCTCATCTTATCAAGCAAAGCAAAAG GAAGCTAGGCAAAACGAAGTAGCTAAGAAGGTGGAAAGTGCTCTGGAAGTTGCTGGCCTTAGTTCAAGAGATGTTACGCCATTTTTGAAAGTGAGGGTGACGAGCCTTGCTCACAAAATCTCTGCTACAAATACCATCAAAAAGGAAGGGCTAATAACAATTTGGAACCCTACTGAGAAGCAG AAAGCTGACCTGGTGGAGGGACAAGTCTACATCGCCACAGGATTGCTGCCTTCTGCCCACTGTACGAATATTCTTTACTTGCATGCTAGAGGATCATCTACAATGTGGAAGCCATTAGCATCGGCACAGGCTGCAGATTTTCA ACCATTTTTTACCCCACGTAAGGCGGTTGAGCTGTCATTGATTGGTGAGGTACCACTTGCAAG TCTTTCTTGCAGTGAATTTGACATTGCAGGTGTTGTTTTGCATGTCGGCGATGTTTACTTATGCAGCAACCAGAAAAGGCAGTGGCTCTTTTTGACAGATGGATCTAAATTTATCTCGGCATCGCAGTCCACAGAGCAAGATGATTGTCTTCTAGCAGTTAGCTTTTCTTGCTCATCTGCCAGCGATGATGGTGCCTTTTTCAGTTATGCCCTTTCTGGAAATACA GTTGGTTTCAGTAACTTGGTCAAGCGACAGAAGGACCAGACAAGGCGCATATGGGTAGCCGAGGCAACACAGAGCTCTACATACACTCTTTCCCATGAGATATCAAAAAAATCGCATCTTAAGGAAGCTGCAGCATGTGCTGAGAAATGGGCTTCAAGTTCTTTTGAT AAAATCCAGCAGCTAAAGGAAAGAGTTTTATGCATAATTGGTGATAGCGGTGGCTGA